In a genomic window of Myxococcota bacterium:
- a CDS encoding CRTAC1 family protein, which yields MDLVIENVGRRSNTWGGEGDPTDVGEASLNGRERNALYWNRGDGSFEEVGHLTHAGRIEDGRGVAVADFDRDGRLDLAIQNLDKPAVLLMGKGETGNWLQVRLEGTRSNRDAIGAEVVVETDGRRQLRQVSAGAGFLSSSSRVLHFGLGAVETIERLEVRWPSGERQVVEALDANQQILLREGDARATAAR from the coding sequence ATGGACCTCGTGATCGAGAACGTCGGTCGACGTTCCAACACCTGGGGAGGCGAGGGGGATCCCACCGACGTCGGCGAAGCGTCGCTGAACGGCCGGGAGCGCAACGCGCTCTACTGGAACCGCGGCGATGGCAGCTTCGAAGAGGTCGGACACCTCACCCACGCCGGCCGCATCGAGGATGGACGCGGGGTCGCGGTGGCCGACTTCGATCGCGACGGGCGGCTCGATCTCGCGATCCAGAATCTCGACAAGCCCGCGGTGCTGTTGATGGGCAAGGGCGAGACCGGAAACTGGCTCCAGGTGCGCCTGGAGGGAACGCGGAGCAACCGCGATGCGATCGGGGCCGAAGTCGTCGTCGAGACCGACGGGCGCCGCCAGCTGCGTCAGGTCTCTGCCGGGGCGGGGTTCCTCTCGAGCTCGTCGCGCGTGCTCCATTTCGGCCTCGGCGCCGTCGAGACGATCGAGCGCCTCGAGGTGCGTTGGCCCTCGGGTGAACGCCAGGTCGTCGAAGCGCTCGACGCGAATCAGCAGATCCTGCTGCGCGAAGGCGACGCCCGCGCCACCGCGGCGCGCTAG
- a CDS encoding VCBS repeat-containing protein yields the protein MRRIWLLLPLLSIGVACATPGHWADTRSEVIDPIHALLHHTYPESYETMDPAELQASFTDAEAAAPSLALLATFGQIERGNGYIESVDLEAQPVTARVRLRVEGVDADGKPRSVRQEKRFELARGPDGWRIARDLSDPYVVVPAPSAHFFDETPLRGLWFRHEGKDKRDLQGQPRRYVYGSGIAATDLDGDGWDDLILATGERIEVYANEEGRFRYASEDLGLGKALPSNGSRIWNVVVPADFDNDGYVDLFVGAEFGQPLLLRGSAEGFRAVTDSGLETSERTISATVADFDGDGRLDLYLANHEDEFREAPNPPWSKNAHADQLYRNEGGLRFRDVTEEAGLGNRGWSLTPVAADYDGDGDVDLFVGNDFGFDVLYQNDGAGRFSEVSDDVGLDRPVASMGADWGDYDGDGDLDLFVGGMSSNAGWVLEAPDFKIRKVPGFVDWMFRPYVREYVRAWFRGNRFYENQGDGTFREIAREKGVDAHGWSWATVWLDFDNDGHLDLYALNGFITGALEDDL from the coding sequence GTGCGTCGCATCTGGTTGCTCCTGCCCCTGCTCTCGATCGGGGTCGCCTGTGCCACTCCCGGCCACTGGGCCGACACCCGCAGCGAGGTGATCGATCCGATCCACGCGCTGCTGCACCACACCTACCCCGAGAGCTACGAGACGATGGACCCGGCGGAGCTGCAAGCCAGCTTCACCGACGCCGAGGCGGCCGCCCCGAGTCTCGCGCTGCTCGCGACCTTCGGGCAGATCGAGCGGGGCAACGGCTACATCGAGTCCGTCGACCTCGAAGCCCAGCCCGTGACCGCCCGCGTGCGCCTGCGGGTCGAAGGCGTCGACGCCGACGGCAAGCCCCGGAGCGTGCGCCAGGAGAAGCGCTTCGAGCTCGCTCGGGGGCCCGACGGCTGGCGGATCGCTCGGGATCTCTCCGATCCCTACGTCGTCGTCCCGGCGCCCAGCGCCCACTTCTTCGACGAAACGCCGCTGCGCGGTCTGTGGTTTCGCCACGAGGGGAAGGACAAGCGCGACCTCCAGGGGCAGCCGCGCCGCTACGTCTATGGTTCGGGGATCGCGGCCACGGATCTCGACGGTGACGGCTGGGACGATCTGATCCTCGCCACCGGAGAACGCATCGAGGTCTACGCGAACGAGGAAGGGCGCTTCCGCTACGCGTCCGAAGACCTGGGCCTCGGGAAGGCGCTTCCCTCCAACGGCTCACGCATCTGGAACGTCGTGGTGCCGGCGGACTTCGACAACGACGGCTACGTCGATCTCTTCGTCGGGGCCGAGTTCGGCCAGCCCCTGCTCCTGCGCGGCAGTGCGGAGGGCTTCCGCGCCGTGACCGACTCCGGTCTCGAGACCAGCGAGCGGACCATCAGCGCGACCGTCGCCGACTTCGATGGCGACGGCCGCCTGGACCTCTACCTCGCGAACCACGAGGACGAGTTCCGCGAGGCGCCGAACCCGCCCTGGTCGAAGAACGCCCACGCCGACCAGCTCTATCGCAACGAGGGCGGGCTGCGCTTTCGCGACGTCACCGAAGAGGCGGGGCTCGGCAATCGCGGCTGGTCGCTGACGCCGGTCGCGGCCGACTACGACGGGGACGGCGACGTCGACCTCTTCGTCGGCAACGACTTCGGCTTCGACGTGCTGTATCAGAACGACGGCGCGGGGCGCTTCTCCGAGGTCAGCGACGACGTCGGGCTCGATCGGCCGGTCGCGAGCATGGGCGCCGACTGGGGCGACTACGACGGAGACGGCGACCTCGACCTCTTCGTCGGCGGGATGTCCTCGAACGCCGGCTGGGTGCTCGAGGCGCCCGACTTCAAGATCCGCAAGGTGCCGGGCTTCGTCGACTGGATGTTTCGCCCCTACGTCCGCGAATACGTGCGCGCCTGGTTCCGCGGCAACCGCTTCTACGAGAACCAGGGCGATGGCACCTTCCGCGAGATCGCCCGCGAGAAGGGCGTCGACGCCCACGGCTGGTCCTGGGCGACGGTCTGGCTCGACTTCGACAACGACGGGCACCTCGATCTCTACGCCCTCAACGGCTTCATCACCGGTGCGCTCGAAGACGACCTCTGA